A part of Rattus rattus isolate New Zealand chromosome 4, Rrattus_CSIRO_v1, whole genome shotgun sequence genomic DNA contains:
- the Vav1 gene encoding proto-oncogene vav has protein sequence MELWRQCTHWLIQCRVLPPSHRVTWEGAQVCELAQALRDGVLLCQLLNNLLPHAINLREVNLRPQMSQFLCLKNIRTFLSTCCEKFGLKRSELFEAFDLFDVQDFGKVIYTLSALSWTPIAQNKGIMPFPTEDSALGDEDIYSGLSDQIDDTAEEDEDLYDCVENEEAEGDEIYEDLMRSESVPTPPKMTEYDKRCCCLREIQQTEEKYTDTLGSIQQHFMKPLQRFLKPQDMETIFVNIEELLSVHTHFLKELKDALSGPGAMMLYQVFIKYKERFLVYGRYCSQVESASKHLDQVATAREDVQMKLEELVKHTQDTTEKENLRLALDAMRDLAQCVNEVKRDNETLRQITNFQLSIENLDQSLANYGRPKIDGELKITSVERRSKTDRYAFLLDKALLICKRRGDSYDLKASVNLHSFQVRDDSSGERDNKKWSHMFLLIEDQGAQGYELFFKTRELKKKWMEQFEMAISNIYPENATANGHDFQMFSFEETTSCKACQMLLRGTFYQGYRCYRCRAPAHKECLGRVPPCGRQDFSGTMKKDKLHRRAQDKKRNELGLPKMEVFQEYYGIPPPPGAFGPFLRLNPGDIVELTKAEAEHNWWEGRNTATNEVGWFPCNRVRPYVHGPPQDLSVHLWYAGPMERAGAEGILTNRSDGTYLVRQRVKDTAEFAISIKYNVEVKHIKIMTSEGLYRITEKKAFRGLPELVEFYRQNSLKDCFKSLDTTLQFPYKEPERRAISKPPAGSTKYFGTAKARYDFCARDRSELSLKEGDIIKILNKKGQQGWWRGEIYGRIGWFPSNYVEEDYSEYC, from the exons TTCCTTTGTCTTAAGAACATCCGAACCTTCCTGTCTACTTGCTGTGAGAAATTCGGCCTCAAGCGCAGCGAACTCTTTGAGGCTTTTGACCTCTTTGATGTGCAGGACTTTGGAAAG GTCATCTACACCCTGTCTGCCCTGTCATGGACACCCATTGCCCAGAACAAAGGGATCAT GCCCTTCCCAACAGAGGACAGCGCCCTGGGCGATGAAGATATTTACAGTGGCCTTTCAGACCAGATTGA TGACACCGCAGAGGAAGATGAGGACCTTTATGACTGCGTGGAGAatgaggaggcagagggggacGAGATCTACGAGGACCTAATGCGCTCGGAGTCGGTGCCCACACCT CCCAAGATGACGGAGTACGATAAGCGCTGCTGCTGCCTGCGGGAGATCCAGCAGACTGAGGAgaagtacacagacacactgggCTCCATCCAGCAG CACTTCATGAAGCCCCTCCAGCGATTCCTCAAGCCTCAAGACATGGAGACCATCTTTGTCAACATTGAG GAGCTGCTCTCTGTGCACACCCACTTCttaaaggaactgaaggatgCCCTGTCTGGCCCGGGAGCAATGATGCTGTATCAGGTCTTCATCAAGTATAAGGAGAG GTTCCTTGTTTATGGCCGTTATTGCAGTCAGGTGGAGTCAGCCAGCAAGCACTTGGATCAAGTGGCCACAGCACGGGAGGATGTGCAGATGAAGCTGGAG GAGCTAGTGAAACACACACAGGATACTACAGAAAAGGAGAACCTGCGGTTGGCCCTGGACGCCATGAGG GACCTGGCGCAGTGTGTGAATGAGGTCAAGAGGGACAATGAAACCCTACGGCAGATCACAAACTTTCAGCTGTCCATTGAGAACCTG GACCAGTCTCTGGCCAACTATGGCCGGCCTAAGATTGACGGTGAGCTCAAGATTACCTCCGTGGAACGTCGCTCCAAGACAGACAG GTATGCCTTCCTGCTGGACAAAGCACTGCTCATCTGTAAGCGCCGCGGGGACTCTTATGACCTTAAGGCCTCAGTGAACCTGCACAGCTTCCAAGTTCGGGATGACTCTTCCGGGGAGCGGGACAACAAGAAG TGGAGCCACATGTTCCTTCTGATTGAGGATCAAGGTGCCCAGGGGTATGAGCTGTTCTTCAAGACTCGGGAGCTAAAGAAGAAGTGGATGGAACAGTTTGAAATGGCCAT CTCCAACATCTACCCAGAAAATGCTACAGCCAATGGACATGATTTTCAGATGTTCTCCTTTGAGGAGACCACTTCCTGCAAGGCCTGCCAGATGTTACTCAG GGGCACATTCTACCAGGGATATCGCTGTTACAGGTGCCGTGCACCCGCACAcaaggagtgtctgggaagggtgCCTCCATGTGGCCGTCAAG ATTTCTCAGGAACCATGAAGAAG GACAAGCTACATCGAAGGGCCCAGGACAAGAAAAGGAATGAATTGG GTCTTCCTAAGATGGAGGTGTTTCAGGAATACTACGGGATCCCTCCTCCTCCCGGAGCCTTTGGACCATTTCTGCGGCTCAACCCTGGGGACATTGTAGAACTCACTAAGGCAGAGGCTGAACACAACTGGTGGGAG GGAAGAAATACAGCTACGAATGAAGTCGGCTGGTTTCCCTGTAACAGAGTTCGTCCCTACGTCCAC GGCCCTCCCCAGGACCTGTCTGTGCACCTCTG GTATGCGGGCCCCATGGAGCGAGCAGGCGCCGAGGGCATCCTCACCAACCGCTCTGATGGGACCTACCTGGTGCGGCAAAGGGTGAAAGACACAGCGGAATTCGCCATCAGCATTAA GTATAATGTGGAGGTCAAGCATATTAAAATCATGACGTCAGAGGGGTTGTACCGGATCACAGAGAAGAAGGCTTTCCGGGGCCTCCCG gAACTGGTAGAGTTTTATCGGCAGAATTCCCTAAAAGATTGCTTCAAGTCGTTGGACACCACCTTGCAGTTTCCTTACAAGGAACCTGAGAGGAGAGCCATCAGCAAGCCGCCGG CTGGAAGCACCAAGTATTTTGGCACTGCCAAAGCCCGCTACGACTTCTGTGCCCGGGACCGATCAGAACTGTCCCTTAAGGAGGGTGATATCATCAAGATCCTCAACAAGAAGGGACAGCAAGGCTGGTGGCGTGGGGAGATCTATGGCCGg aTTGGCTGGTTTCCCTCTAACTATGTGGAGGAAGATTATTCTGAGTACTGCTGA